CCCAGCTGCCCACAGCAcgccctgctgggagaggctgggatttCACACCCTAAATGTCACTAACCGCTgtgttttttcctccctgcagTGCAGTCGGCACCAGACGTGGTAGCTCATTTCAGGGGGGACGTCACCCTGAGAtgcctcttcctgtcccagcCCGGCATGAACCTCCAGCGTCTAACCGTCACCTGGCAGAAGGAGCAGGTGGGGGCAGAGGCCTTGGTGGTTCATAGTTATTATTACgggagggagcagctggagaaACAGGACAAGGCTTATAGGAACCGGACCCGGCTGGAACCAGAGGAGCTGGCCCGGGGGAATGCGTCCCTGACGCTGAGGGACATCCACATGCAGGACGAGGGCGTCTATCAGTGCCACATCACCACGGAGCTGGGCACGACGTCTGAACTCTGGAAGCTGAGAGTGGGAGGTGAGTGCTGGGGTTGCTGCATCCCGGGATGGGTCTGGCTAATGCAGAGTGGTTCCATGTACCTGGTAGTGACTGCAGCCTGCGTGGCTCCCTCTAGTGGCCGCAGCCTGTGTGGCACCGTGTCCCTGCCCCAGTCGCTGCAGCTGGTGTGGCTccatgtccccctctagtggctgcagcCTGTGTGGCACCGTGTCCCCTCCCCAGTCGCTGCAGCCTGtatcagggttccttccccactctgaactctagggtacagatgtggggacctgcatgaaaacctcccaagcttacttttaccagcttaggttaaaacttccccaaggtacaaactattttaccctttgcccttggaatttgcactgccaccaccaaactttatctgggttcctgaaaaaacggagtttggaaacgtctttccccccaaaatcctcccaacccttgcaccccacttcctggggaaggtttggtaaaaatcctcaccaatttgcataggtgaccacagacccaaacccttggatcttagaacaatgaaaaagcattcagtttccttacaagaatacttttaatagaagtgaaaaagaatcacctctgtaaaatcaggatggtagataccttacaggggaattagattcaaaacatagagaatccctctaggcaaaaccttaagttacaaaaaagacacacagacaggaataatcattttattcagcacagttcttttctcagccatttaaagaaatcataatctaacgcatctctagctagattacttactaagttctaagactccattcctgttctgtccccggccaaagcatcacacagacagacacaaaccctttgtttttctccctcctcccagcttttgaaagtatcttgtctcctgattggtcattttggtcaggtgccagcgaggttacctttagcttcttaaccctttataggtgagaggatttttcctctggccaggagggattttaaaggggtttacccttccctttatatttatgacagcctgtgTGGCACCGTGTCCCCTCCCCAGTCGCTAGAGCCTGTGTGGCACCGTGTACCCCTTTAGTGGCCGCAGGCTGCATGGTTCTGTGTCCCTCTTTAGTGGTTGCAGGCTACATGGCACTTTATTAGCCTCCTCGCTGTTGGAATTCCTGCCAAGACCTCTTTCCACCTGGCTTCCCGAGAACTCAGTTCCACGCCATACTTTGTTGCTCAGGTATTTTTATCCGGCTCACAGCAACACTACACTGAGCTGATCTGCTTCAAATGCAGGGGATTTGTCTCGGCTCCCAAATCCGCAAGAAACTTGTTCTTGTTATACACATTTACAGATCGCATCACATTGACTCTACACTGCGTCCGACTTTACAATTGGCTTGGTTACTTAGCAGGAACCAGTCCCTGAGCCGCATGCCCTGTCCACGTTTCGACTTCCTCTTTACCTCTCTCTCCATTCCTAATGTATCCTGTCCCTTGTTAGCTCGTTCAGAGTAAATTGGTCCCTGGGTGTTCTCCTTCTTATCTTAGCTGGCTCAGACGTTCTGACTTTTTAGCCTACTGACCACTTGACTTATCTTATTTAGCACAAATGTCGTGTTTCCAGCCTGATGAATCATTTGCCTCCCTAATCCTTTCTTCCAAGGAATGAGGCCTCATGTCAGGCCAGGTCTCAGCTACACTCCCATCGTTGCGTTACTGCGGCTGGTTCTTTAGCtcagccagctgctgctcagggggTTAGACCCACACTTCATTGGTTCAAGCCCCAGAGACAACCTGACGTTGCCGTCTTTAAAACGTCTTCCCTGCTGATGAGGTAGGCTGCTGTCTTCCCTGCTGCTTGTTGCTAACCTGTTATTTCCTGCAGCTGACTatcgcaggggttctcaaacttcattgcaccgcgacccccttctgacaacaaaaattgctaaacaaccccaggagtggggaccgaaTCCTAAGCCCGCTCGAGCCCTACTACCCTGCGTGTGGGGGCCAAaaccgaagcccaagggcttcagccccaggcaaggggcctgtaacctgatccCCGCCGCccagggcttcagctttggccccaggtcCCAGCAAGCCTCAGTCAGCCCTGGCAACCCTATTAAAACAGGGTCcgaacccactttggggtcctggtccacagtttgagaaccgctacgGTATCAGGTTAATCCCatgtgctggagctggagccctcAGAGCCTGGCTTGAATCTCTCTGCGCTGAGGCTGCCCTGTATGTCCCAGCTGCTAATTGCTGAGTGCGCCTTCAGTGACACCAGTGTGAGCCCTGCTCCAGAGCAGATTCAATCCAGATTCACACTGGATTCACAACTCAGGGCAGGACCCAGCCCATGGGGCCCaattctgagccccctccctaaatcccccccccccccttgtttcTTCCCTCCAGCCCTGTTCAGCGAGCCCCAGCTGACCTTCAGCCTCTCCAGTGCTGGGGTCATGCTGACTGTCCACACATGGGGCGGGTACCCCGCAGCCACAGTGCGGTGGCTGGACGAGGCGGGCAGGGACGTCACAGCAGAGGGCGCCACGGAGCAGCAGGTGGATGAACAGGGGCTCTACCACATCACCAGCTGGGTCACGGTGCCACCTGTGACCCACAGCGCGAGGCTGACCTTCGTGTTAACCCCTCATGTGCTGGGGGCACCAATCACCCGGCCACTGAGCCTGCAGCTGAGCCCAGGTGAGTCAGGGAGGGGAGATCTGGATTTCAGCCCCCAGGGGCAGCTCAGCCCTGGGGACCCTGAAagagagtgggggcaggaagccaAATGGGGTTGGGGGACCCCCATCTATTCCCCCCACCCGTCTATTTCCCCCAATGGTAAATCCGCCCAGCCAATGGGATTGGGCCCCCGCCCCTTTCTCTGAGCATTCGCCCCAGCTGTTGTCAGGCAGGGCCCCTGCACTGCATCGCAGCCTCATCCCCTCTCTCTGTTgtaggactcctgggtcccccgGCCTCCTGCCTTGGGGTCCGCCTGGCTGTCATCTGTGCCGCCTGCCTCTTCATCGTCCTGCTGGCCGTTGCATTTCTCTACCATCTCCGCCAGGGCCCGGCTGGATCCCACTCCTGGAGGAAggctgagaaggaggaggagcagaaagagATCTCTTGTCCTAtctcagccagccccagctcagaacAAACCTGCCCCGCTGGCCACGAGCAGCCGGCCGGGGCCGAGCCCTAGGGATCGGCTGGGGCCGAGCCGGAGCCACCAGGAGCAAGATCTAGCACCACCCGGGCTCTGTCATCTCCCGGCAACCAAGCCCCAGAGGACCTAGGACAACCCCTGCTGCCCCGGCTCCGCCATCTGGCCTCCGCCTGGTGCCCTTGACCTTGGCCAAGAGCTGGGAGACCCGCCTCATCCTCTAGCAGCATCACCGAGGGGTCTCCGGCCTTCACCTCCCACactgagaatcaggctccatCCGCGGCCTCAGTTTTTCATCCAGGGCCCCCGACGTGAcgtgccctcccctgcccccggcaACACCCCCCCGGGAATGGAgaggcagctgcagcccctgccccaggcatgAGATGGGTGAAtgagcccagctgggctgcagcagagCCACTGGACCAGCCGGCCCGCGGAGTGGCAGACTGGGGCCAGGGTTCTGCATGTCAGCCCACTGGCCAGTCCGTGGCTGCCCAACGCTTGCGCCCGCAGCTGTGATCACTCCTCTGCCTGCCTTggtcctgccctgctccagcccggctTCTGACCCCTGGCTCCGGTTATTGGCTTGGCTCTGGCTTTTAATCTTGGCGGATTCCTAGTTGCAGCATTGGCCTGTGGCTCTGGCTTAGacctggctctaaccactagatcagaTGGCCCAGACTAACCACCGCCTGGCACTGGTGCAATCTCTTCTCTAGCTGTCCCTCtttagccccctcccccacacataccGCCCCTTCTTCATCAGCCGTCCTATTCCCTGCTGCATTCTCCTCCTGGGACCGGATCAGCCCGCTGTCCTCTTGTCTTGCATCGTGTACAGGTTCCTATACCACCCTCATCACTGCACAGCTGAGTGCCTGCCAGGTCGGGCACCACCCACCGCGATTATGCATCCGCCACGTGCTGtttgttctctcagcctctccccggATGGAGAAGTCAGTGCACAGGAGgctcttgttttggtagggttccCTTTTCGGTTACTAGAAATAGACCCTGTTGCTGTATGTTTATGTTGGAGAAGGCAGGCCCAAGAGTCTTTGGCGCAGTCAGCAGTCAGGTTTCTAATGAGCCTTGGTTCCTGTGGCAGGTAGTTCCGCAGTCTCGGACCACGCTTGAAGAAGGTTCTTGCTCCTGAACAGACCAGCTTTACTCCTATGGTTGAGAATTTCACAGGCCAGAGCTGTCGACCACAGTCTGTTCCCCCGAGCTTTACATGGGCCATGGGATAGGCTGGGCCTAGGCCATGAAGCGCTGTGAAGATAACGACCGGTCACTATCCGGCAGGAAGCCAGCGTAGAGAGCGGAGCAGAGGTGGGATGTGCTCGCGACGGCTTGCACGGCTGAGATGTGCTGCAGCATTTGGCCCTTGTCAGAGTCCCTGCGTGCTGGAGGCTTCCCGCCCGGCCCCATCGCGTTGCTGTCGTCTAGCCGGGAGGTGCCGAAGGCGCGAAGCACAGGTCATCCCCCGCCAGGACggatggagtctcctagccaGCCAGAGATGACAGAAAGCGCCGTGCGCAGCCCTTGGGATGTGAGAGTCCAGCATCAGCGAGGAATCCTGGGGCACTCCTGGACTATGGGCCGGACTGGCCGGTGGGGGACGTGAACTTCAATCAAAGGCAGCTGCTCCGGGGCTGCGAACATCCCCGAGTGCTCTCCTCTGCCCGCCTTGCTCAGGGTTCAGCGCCAGCCAgctgctcccttcccagagctgatctcgcCTGTCACGGGGCAattgcgggggggggtggggcgtCTGTGGGCAAGGACAGGTCGAGCTGGGGGGGTCACCCGCTGATTGCTGGCGCTTGAGTCTGTGGTGTCTGACCAGTTCCCCCAGTAGCTGCATGATGTCAGAACGGGCCAGAGAGAAAACTGACCCTGGGGGAGCCGCTCTAGCCAGGGGTCGGGGGCGGAGGAGCCGTTTCCGATCGCTACTTGCTGGGCATGTCCGTTGGGCAACGGTGCAAGTCGAAATAATTTCTTGCCGGTACGCTGCACTCGTGGGAGTGTCTCAATGGGCCGGGGGCACGTGACCTCCGCACGTGACCCCCCCAcgtgactcctccctgccccgcccccagcctggggccctggcgccctccctgtcccttcccgaggatccacatccatcccatgttacctgCGGGCAGAGGGGGCTCTCTTCTCCTCCCGCTGCACCAGAGACTTCTGCTGTCCAGACCCCaggccggaggactcaggagacacAGCTGAGTGGAAGGGCTGGGGATGGGCTCCTCCTATGTCTTTGCAGCTATAAATATCATAGTGGCACAGCAGACCGGACCGGAGCACCCTACTTGCCCCGCTGCCGTTGAGGAAGGAATCCAACCATGGGCTCCTGGCACCTTTCTCAGCCGTGTCCCACACTCGACAGGGTCAAATGCTGCAGAGAgtgccagggggtggggatggatatCTGCCCCCTCTCCTCACCAGGAGGGGGCCATCCATCGGTGCCATGAAGCAATTTCAGCTCCGTGTCCTGGCCTGAATCCTGCTTGGGCCGAGTCCCGCACGTTGGCTTGAGTCAGATGAGCCTGTGGGTGGCTTTGGAGCAAAGCTCAGGAGCGACGGGTCTGAGACGGGGCAACAGTTGGCTACAACCTAGGGCTGCAGGGCGGGTTTCTGTAGTGCTCTCCTGTGTGGGGAGGTGGAAGGGATGGTCCATTCTCTCTGTGGCTGTTTCAGCCAGGAGCGGCACCAGGGATTCACGACTCTCTCACAAGCCAGGAAGAGCCTGGGCCGGGTTCCCATGTCCTGGACCAGGACTGTTTTGGGGAGTCCTTCGTGTCTGGCCCAGTGACTGTCCCGAACGCTCAGCACTGTTGGCCTGTAGCCAGCTTTGGAATCTGTTGGAGTGCGAGAGTCTCCGTGGTTGAATCAGGCTCATTGGTCTTTTTTGCTTCTgggtgacctggagcaagtcatccctgcctgtgcctcagtttcccatctataaaatggagataacactaCTGCTATTCTTTATAACATGCCAtgagagctgctgctgtttcaagtgatttgttatttatttgtattgttaaagtgtttgttatttattatttgtattgttaaaTCTGTCCAtctttggccttaaaatccatgtaCATGTGTCATTCAGGAACTTAAGGAGATTGAGCTATTTAGCTCAGCGAAGAGGCGACTTGATTCTGTTCTATCAACATGACCCTGGGAAGGAGATTTCTGAGAGCGGAAACACGCTGGTCTGATCTAGAGCATGGTTGGGGCAGCTGTGCCAGGATACCAGGCTGGCTGGGCCCATGCGTCTGATGCAGGGCGgcagggaggggtttgggggggtggaATAAAATACCCCAGAATTCCCCGTACTACAGAGGGGGCTCAGCTCCACAACCGCCTCCGCAGCTGATGGGGGCGCAGAAGAGAGTAGGGCCGcagtggctgctgtggtgccCTGGATCGGGCCGAGGTGCCGTTAAGCACCAGAGTGATCAAGCGGGAAGAACTTTcctgtcccaccccctctgccttggactcacccccatccccctgctgcccctgacACCCCAACTTCCTCcggcctctccccactccccatggGATGGACAGTGCGATACAATCTCATGGCCCATAcaggaaaaaacaaccacccccacaacacacaaaCAGTAAAGTGAAacccccagaaaaaaaacaaacagtcgaAATCCCACCTGATTTCTCACCTTCTCTGGGGCTGTGAAAACCGCCCGGAGTTTATGAGCAGCTTATGGCCGGCTGTTCTCATGAGCCCCAGTTGTCTCCATTTCCTCCCACAATAAAACAGCTCGTGCAGAAATATTTGACCCGCCAGACCACCAGTCTGCCCCAGCTGTACAAAAAGggcctgggagtggggtggaTGCTGTAATCCTGAGCACAGGTTAAGACATTTGCCAGTGCCACAATGGGCTACAGAACACATACATGATGGGCCAGTGTCGATGAATGTATATTTATATGCTAGCCAGCCTGTATCATGTTAATAGCGTGCCTTAGCTGCACCCTTTCTGTACATTAGTAAACATTAAGTACCACTAGCATGAAGCCCAAATACCGTAACCATGCTGTAGGCTAAGCTGGCCTGGACCAGAACCCCCTGTTCCCTTATGCCAACTACCCCGAACTCCTTGCGTTTACTGAAATAGGGATTTGGCAGAAGCCAATAGGAAACGTGTCAAAAGCAAGATACCGTTGTTCCACACCTTAGTACAGGCTGGGCAGAGTGTCACGGCGCAGGCCCTGGAAGGCTGGTGCCAACCCAGAGATAAGGGAGGAACAGAACAGGTTAGAGAACTGGGACAAACCGAGGGGTTGGTTCCAGTGACGTGGGAAGAAATTTACAACTTGTAAAATCGTATCACCGAGACCAGGGGAGCAAATCTTCTGCATCGGGCGACTGTAACGAGATTGCACAGGACGGCTCTTCAGCGACTGGCATCATTTGGAACCTCTCCCCTGTAGCatattaataaacctgactgacactGGTTATTTTGTCTCTTGAGCGTATTTCATAATGAAATATCGAACCAAAGTACGGTCAAGCTATTGACTacgccagtggttttcaacctgaggTCCATGGACCCTTGGGAagccacagactatgtctaagatttccaaagggctccccacctccatttgaaatttttaggggtctgccAATGAAAACCTGTTGGAAACCACCAGACTATACGATTTTGCCTGCAGGGGATAATGTGCATATTACACACGCTATGCAAAGTAGCATTAGACTGTGTCACTCTGCAATTCATAGAGtctaaggcagaagggaccattgcaagTGGCTACTCCATGGGTTCTCAATCTATGGAGCGGGCCTCCCAACAGAGGCACAGGAATGTGTGAAGGGAGGTGTGAGCTAagtgcttttttgggggggctttTAAGAGCGCTGTCTGAGGCT
The sequence above is a segment of the Chelonia mydas isolate rCheMyd1 chromosome 24, rCheMyd1.pri.v2, whole genome shotgun sequence genome. Coding sequences within it:
- the LOC114018517 gene encoding CD276 antigen isoform X2 yields the protein MFFSLPATQSPGYWGYAQTTSPAQRLRSASSLEAAAGGIATAPSAQPAASEQAPCGVQSAPDVVAHFRGDVTLRCLFLSQPGMNLQRLTVTWQKEQVGAEALVVHSYYYGREQLEKQDKAYRNRTRLEPEELARGNASLTLRDIHMQDEGVYQCHITTELGTTSELWKLRVGALFSEPQLTFSLSSAGVMLTVHTWGGYPAATVRWLDEAGRDVTAEGATEQQVDEQGLYHITSWVTVPPVTHSARLTFVLTPHVLGAPITRPLSLQLSPGLLGPPASCLGVRLAVICAACLFIVLLAVAFLYHLRQGPAGSHSWRKAEKEEEQKEISCPISASPSSEQTCPAGHEQPAGAEP
- the LOC114018517 gene encoding CD276 antigen isoform X1 — its product is MGKLRHRGGHAASEVHRGCVAEQGFEPRTPESQPLITRHRSLLPATALKACLIHWLHLPILFIGKVQSAPDVVAHFRGDVTLRCLFLSQPGMNLQRLTVTWQKEQVGAEALVVHSYYYGREQLEKQDKAYRNRTRLEPEELARGNASLTLRDIHMQDEGVYQCHITTELGTTSELWKLRVGALFSEPQLTFSLSSAGVMLTVHTWGGYPAATVRWLDEAGRDVTAEGATEQQVDEQGLYHITSWVTVPPVTHSARLTFVLTPHVLGAPITRPLSLQLSPGLLGPPASCLGVRLAVICAACLFIVLLAVAFLYHLRQGPAGSHSWRKAEKEEEQKEISCPISASPSSEQTCPAGHEQPAGAEP